A region of uncultured Anaeromusa sp. DNA encodes the following proteins:
- a CDS encoding cob(I)yrinic acid a,c-diamide adenosyltransferase produces the protein MKRLGLIQVYTGDGKGKTTAALGLALRAWGKGWKIAIVQFMKDDPEYGEVKALQELDGIDLFPVGRNDFVDLSHPEEIDCRLARQGWNLAQSFLAEGVYDMVILDEIIIAIACGLLAEAEVVAALRQHKKRPQPRAEIVMTGRYAMPGVLAEADLITEMKELRHPFVQGIEMREGIDH, from the coding sequence TTGAAGCGCTTGGGCTTGATCCAGGTGTATACTGGCGATGGCAAAGGGAAAACGACGGCGGCCTTGGGGCTGGCCTTAAGGGCCTGGGGAAAAGGCTGGAAGATTGCTATCGTGCAATTCATGAAGGATGACCCAGAGTATGGCGAGGTAAAGGCGCTCCAAGAGTTGGATGGGATTGATTTATTCCCTGTGGGGAGAAATGATTTTGTTGATTTGTCCCACCCGGAGGAAATCGATTGCCGCCTAGCGAGGCAAGGCTGGAACTTGGCCCAGTCCTTTTTAGCAGAAGGCGTCTATGACATGGTTATCTTGGATGAAATCATTATTGCCATTGCGTGTGGCTTGCTGGCGGAAGCGGAGGTTGTTGCTGCTTTGCGGCAGCATAAGAAGCGGCCGCAGCCGCGCGCGGAGATTGTGATGACCGGACGCTATGCTATGCCAGGCGTATTGGCGGAGGCAGACTTGATTACGGAGATGAAGGAACTGCGTCATCCTTTTGTGCAAGGAATTGAAATGCGTGAAGGAATTGACCATTGA